In Clostridium sp. JN-1, one genomic interval encodes:
- a CDS encoding glycosyltransferase family 2 protein, protein MDTVSIIIPCRNEEKYIAKCLDSFMRQTYPKEYFEVFVCDGMSDDKTRQIVKDYEEKYGNIKLVDNKGRTAPKGMNEGIKKSKADIVIIFGAHAFADKDFIKYNVEALKNKEVGCAGGPIETISEDDKGTAVAMAMSSPFGVGNALFRYAHEETFVDTVAFGAYRKEVLDKIGYFDGELVRNQDDELNYRVIKNGYKILLTPKVKSSYYSRSSLKKLWKQYYQYGFWKVRVMQKHGRPASIRHLVPLMFVVTNILGILLGIFIRPILYLWILEVCMYLIGDLIASLKSFKGNFKLLKYIPIIFPILHISYGFGFLRGLFSFYIFKSRKVIEKNAKMSR, encoded by the coding sequence ATGGATACAGTTTCTATAATCATTCCATGTAGAAATGAGGAAAAGTACATAGCAAAGTGTTTGGATTCTTTCATGAGACAAACTTATCCTAAAGAATATTTTGAAGTGTTTGTATGTGATGGTATGTCAGATGATAAGACTAGGCAAATAGTTAAAGATTATGAAGAAAAGTATGGAAATATTAAATTAGTAGATAATAAAGGCCGCACAGCACCAAAAGGTATGAATGAGGGAATAAAAAAAAGTAAAGCAGATATAGTTATAATATTTGGGGCACATGCTTTTGCAGACAAGGATTTTATAAAATACAACGTAGAAGCTTTAAAAAATAAAGAAGTAGGATGTGCTGGTGGACCTATAGAGACTATAAGCGAAGATGATAAAGGTACGGCAGTAGCTATGGCCATGAGCTCACCATTTGGAGTTGGAAATGCACTATTTAGGTATGCACACGAAGAAACATTTGTAGATACAGTAGCTTTTGGAGCATATAGAAAAGAAGTGCTTGATAAAATAGGATACTTTGATGGTGAATTAGTTAGAAATCAAGATGATGAATTAAACTATAGAGTAATTAAAAATGGTTATAAAATTCTTTTAACACCTAAAGTTAAATCTTCTTATTACAGCAGGTCATCTTTAAAGAAACTTTGGAAACAATATTATCAATATGGATTTTGGAAAGTAAGAGTTATGCAAAAACATGGGAGACCGGCGTCTATAAGACATCTAGTACCACTTATGTTTGTTGTTACTAATATTTTAGGAATACTTCTTGGAATATTTATAAGACCAATACTTTATTTATGGATTTTAGAAGTATGCATGTATTTAATTGGAGATTTAATTGCATCTCTTAAGTCATTCAAGGGGAATTTTAAATTACTTAAGTATATTCCTATAATATTCCCTATATTGCACATTAGCTATGGATTTGGATTTTTGCGCGGATTATTTAGTTTTTATATATTTAAATCCAGAAAAGTCATTGAAAAGAATGCAAAAATGTCCAGGTAG
- a CDS encoding O-antigen ligase family protein, with the protein MYGINRRSNIYILAIFIILLASSIINKNYIISALFFVSVVGACFITGADSFYENIYYTLLVSSIFEYASYFPKHEKLYFFHILLAICIVLTIINLHRDRYQLKKVNKKLLGFYVLWFVYICCSFIWAESKSLNIKYIIIYAMMISFLFIVAIFNTTKERFYNSLKVIGLVFLLTIIIGMIEAMTGTQLPVKHYYDSILYKLTTKELVVLKSRPVVFFFNANNYATFLSMGIPFLLFLTYFAKSIKAKAFYGIFTLLGFTALVLTNSRSSILSIALTMIVFTLIVFKEGKIKALIYPLIIVAAFAGIYKYSYLLVSHSAEYEQKMVEKMSSMSKISKAEIGDEGSENVRVTIMYDIVTGVVNEKRVLGFGAGNSIQHLKDVNNTHGIYSVHGLAIEILGDFGIFIILYGLFYLYLLYNLFKIGHNENNNIDKCTAYALMTSLVGFTIGSFSPSSVTYFLPNWLLFALSVSFIQINNLKDKIRYEY; encoded by the coding sequence ATGTATGGAATAAATAGAAGGAGCAATATATACATTTTAGCGATTTTTATTATACTTTTGGCATCTTCTATTATAAATAAAAATTACATAATAAGTGCACTATTTTTTGTAAGTGTAGTCGGAGCATGTTTTATAACAGGTGCAGATAGTTTTTATGAAAATATATATTATACACTTTTAGTTTCTAGTATATTTGAGTATGCTTCATATTTTCCAAAACATGAAAAGCTGTATTTTTTTCACATACTACTTGCCATATGTATTGTTTTAACTATAATCAATTTACATAGAGACAGATATCAATTGAAAAAAGTGAATAAAAAATTGCTTGGATTTTATGTGCTGTGGTTTGTATACATATGCTGCAGCTTTATATGGGCTGAAAGTAAAAGCTTGAATATCAAGTATATAATAATATATGCCATGATGATTTCATTTTTATTTATAGTTGCTATATTTAATACAACGAAAGAAAGGTTTTATAATTCTCTAAAAGTAATTGGACTAGTATTTTTACTCACTATAATAATAGGTATGATAGAAGCAATGACAGGAACTCAGCTGCCGGTAAAACACTATTACGACAGCATTTTGTATAAACTTACTACAAAAGAACTTGTAGTTTTAAAAAGCAGACCAGTTGTCTTTTTCTTTAATGCAAATAATTATGCTACATTTTTAAGTATGGGTATTCCATTCTTATTGTTTTTAACTTATTTTGCAAAAAGTATTAAGGCTAAAGCATTTTATGGTATTTTTACTTTACTTGGTTTTACAGCATTGGTTTTAACAAACTCTAGATCAAGTATTTTATCAATAGCATTAACTATGATAGTTTTTACTTTAATAGTTTTTAAAGAAGGAAAGATAAAAGCTTTAATTTATCCTCTAATAATAGTTGCTGCATTTGCTGGAATATATAAATATAGTTATTTATTAGTTAGTCATAGTGCCGAATATGAACAAAAGATGGTGGAGAAAATGAGCAGTATGTCTAAGATAAGTAAAGCTGAAATAGGAGATGAAGGCTCTGAAAATGTAAGAGTTACTATAATGTATGATATAGTAACTGGTGTAGTTAACGAAAAAAGAGTTTTAGGATTTGGAGCAGGAAACTCAATTCAACATTTGAAAGATGTAAATAATACACATGGAATATATAGTGTCCATGGATTAGCCATAGAAATTTTAGGAGACTTTGGTATATTCATAATACTTTATGGATTATTTTACCTTTATTTACTATATAATTTATTTAAAATAGGTCATAATGAAAATAATAATATAGATAAGTGTACAGCGTATGCTCTCATGACTTCTTTAGTAGGTTTTACGATAGGAAGTTTTTCACCAAGTTCTGTTACATACTTTTTACCTAACTGGTTATTATTTGCCTTGAGTGTTTCTTTTATACAAATAAATAATTTAAAGGATAAGATAAGGTATGAGTATTAA
- a CDS encoding cell wall-binding repeat-containing protein, producing the protein MNVKIENIMRYKIIFIIALFTVIMGINAVSGGNKVFASNSSKTFYVSQTGNNNNNGSIGSPFKTIQAGLDSLSPGDTLIIRGGVYTETTDIFNKQGSQDAWFTIKSYSGESVTMTGDYRLNWGGKTAPDAITFRNSSYWKVEGIKVTQYTGAGIYITDRSHHIEMSDLKIWDLDYPVYRPYGTSGIDGENSDNCTVKNCTIYNVGLKVNKPKDHGIYIGYQSNNWVFDGNDIHDNAGAAIQLYGSPNGGSNCKITNNHLYNNHAYGIAIGSNATNNYINNNVLYGNSWCDVFMLECSTKNYFRNNLFLTGYSNYNVQLTDQGSVDNSFDYNTYYKINDNVVNRYDQVLNFDKWKSYGEESSGTYLKNYDQAQTKVASWKPAEVKNYESKRLSGEDRFETASSIAEEFNNSNVNNVVITSGYDFNNALSGSVLAKKLNAPILLSGKTYSENQPAVQYINRHMDKNDKIYILGNEQNTNEDIIISLKSLGYNNIKLLEDGEKFGAVKSINDEINAAVGTPVFVVSGSSFPDGLSVSAVAAAKGYPVIFSDFYDIPNESKETIKKIRPSQVYIIGGNGVISDYVKDNIKSLTGLSDNNFVRIGGIDRYETSLDIAKYFKMDGSYVTFASGKDFPDALAGSVLSAKLNAPLILVDDNNKEQKSFIDSKSFTSQIIYGGTASISQEVEQELAR; encoded by the coding sequence ATGAATGTTAAAATAGAAAATATAATGCGTTATAAAATAATTTTTATAATAGCTTTATTTACTGTTATTATGGGAATTAATGCAGTATCAGGAGGTAATAAAGTGTTTGCCAGTAATTCATCAAAAACTTTTTATGTCTCTCAAACAGGAAATAATAATAATAATGGAAGTATAGGAAGTCCATTTAAAACGATTCAAGCAGGATTAGATTCATTAAGTCCTGGAGATACTCTTATAATAAGAGGTGGAGTTTATACTGAAACTACTGATATATTCAATAAGCAGGGATCACAAGATGCATGGTTTACTATTAAAAGTTATTCAGGTGAATCTGTTACTATGACAGGTGATTATAGGCTAAATTGGGGTGGAAAAACAGCACCAGATGCAATAACTTTTAGAAATAGTTCATACTGGAAAGTTGAAGGTATAAAAGTGACTCAATATACAGGCGCTGGAATATACATAACTGATAGGTCACATCATATAGAAATGAGTGATCTAAAAATATGGGATTTAGATTATCCAGTATACAGACCATATGGTACTTCTGGAATAGATGGTGAAAATTCAGATAATTGTACAGTAAAAAATTGTACAATATACAATGTAGGATTAAAAGTAAATAAACCTAAAGATCACGGCATATATATTGGTTATCAATCAAATAATTGGGTATTTGATGGTAATGATATTCATGATAATGCAGGAGCGGCTATTCAATTATATGGAAGTCCTAATGGAGGTAGTAATTGTAAGATTACGAATAATCACCTCTATAATAATCATGCATATGGAATTGCAATAGGTTCTAATGCCACTAATAATTATATAAACAATAATGTACTTTATGGTAACAGCTGGTGTGATGTATTTATGTTAGAATGTTCTACTAAAAATTATTTTAGAAACAATCTGTTTTTAACTGGATACAGTAACTATAATGTACAGTTAACCGACCAAGGTTCAGTTGATAATTCATTTGATTACAATACATATTATAAGATAAATGATAATGTCGTTAATAGATACGATCAAGTTTTAAACTTTGATAAGTGGAAATCATATGGTGAAGAAAGTTCAGGTACATATCTGAAAAACTATGATCAAGCACAGACAAAAGTTGCAAGTTGGAAACCTGCTGAAGTAAAAAATTATGAAAGCAAAAGATTAAGCGGAGAAGATAGATTTGAGACTGCAAGTAGTATAGCTGAAGAATTTAATAATTCAAATGTAAATAATGTAGTTATAACTTCAGGATATGACTTTAATAATGCTTTAAGCGGCAGTGTACTTGCAAAGAAGTTAAATGCACCTATATTACTTTCAGGTAAAACTTATTCAGAAAATCAACCTGCAGTTCAATATATAAATAGACATATGGACAAAAATGATAAAATATATATCCTTGGAAATGAACAAAACACAAATGAGGATATTATTATTAGTTTAAAAAGTTTGGGATATAATAACATTAAGCTGCTTGAAGATGGAGAAAAATTTGGAGCTGTAAAATCGATAAATGATGAAATAAATGCAGCAGTAGGAACTCCTGTTTTTGTAGTATCAGGAAGTAGTTTCCCTGATGGATTGAGTGTTTCAGCTGTAGCTGCAGCAAAGGGTTATCCTGTAATATTTTCTGATTTCTACGATATACCAAATGAATCTAAGGAAACTATAAAAAAGATAAGACCATCTCAAGTGTATATAATAGGAGGAAATGGTGTAATATCTGATTATGTTAAAGACAATATAAAGAGTTTAACAGGTTTATCAGATAACAACTTTGTGAGAATAGGAGGAATTGACAGATATGAAACTTCCCTTGACATAGCAAAATACTTTAAAATGGATGGAAGTTATGTTACATTTGCCTCTGGTAAGGATTTTCCAGATGCATTAGCAGGAAGTGTATTATCTGCAAAATTAAATGCTCCTTTGATACTTGTAGATGATAATAATAAAGAACAGAAAAGCTTTATAGACTCTAAAAGCTTTACTAGTCAAATTATATATGGAGGAACTGCTTCTATAAGCCAGGAGGTTGAACAAGAATTAGCACGATAG
- the murJ gene encoding murein biosynthesis integral membrane protein MurJ — MSINSKKLAATAGIIVMCTFASKFLGLVRDSITAANFKAGDLDAFFQASNVPMVLFIMIGAAITTTLIPLYNDKKLKDGKEEAAKFINNTLNVFIIVTAVISIVCIIFSKPIVMLLNPGFTGEKLVFTQKLTVILIPTLIFNAVMYIFNAVLQSEGNFTVPALVALPLNIITIGYLIIVKDKYGVIGLTIATFIATFAQILPQILAMKKVGFKYKFRVNFKDPMLIKMCIMLLPVIIGTGVQQINTFIERAQATHFSAGSVTFLNYAYRVFALFVDIFVVTIATIIYPKMSKQMAGNKMSEMKQTLSESLGMLIIMILPISFIVMVQSRPIVYILFQRGAFTENSTIQTSMLLVFYSIGLLGFGMRDFVCKAYYTLKDTKTPMINSAIAMGINICLIFVFKSFMGLNGLALADAVSMYIACILLIYTLRKKIGSINGKYIVQTFIKTVIASIPMIIVMKVLNNIMHLSYNSTIIVLIKVGISSLAGLFVFVLTAFIINIRELNSLRILIMDKIAKR; from the coding sequence ATGAGTATTAATTCTAAAAAGTTAGCAGCAACAGCTGGAATAATAGTAATGTGTACATTTGCAAGTAAGTTTCTTGGATTAGTAAGAGATAGTATAACTGCAGCTAATTTTAAAGCCGGTGATTTAGATGCCTTTTTCCAGGCATCTAATGTACCTATGGTGTTATTTATAATGATAGGGGCAGCTATAACTACTACTCTTATCCCATTATATAATGATAAAAAACTAAAAGATGGAAAAGAAGAAGCTGCTAAGTTTATAAACAATACACTAAATGTATTTATAATTGTGACAGCTGTTATATCAATTGTATGCATAATATTTAGCAAACCTATAGTAATGCTCCTTAACCCAGGATTTACTGGAGAAAAGCTTGTTTTCACACAAAAGCTTACAGTTATACTTATTCCAACTCTTATATTTAATGCCGTCATGTACATATTTAATGCAGTTCTTCAATCAGAAGGAAATTTTACAGTACCTGCTCTTGTAGCACTGCCTTTAAATATTATAACAATAGGTTACTTGATTATTGTTAAAGATAAATATGGAGTTATCGGGCTTACAATAGCAACATTTATAGCTACTTTTGCACAGATACTTCCTCAAATTTTAGCAATGAAAAAGGTTGGATTTAAATATAAGTTTAGAGTAAATTTCAAAGATCCAATGCTCATAAAAATGTGCATTATGCTCTTACCTGTAATAATTGGAACAGGAGTTCAACAAATAAATACTTTTATAGAAAGGGCACAAGCCACACATTTTAGTGCAGGAAGTGTTACTTTTTTAAATTATGCATACAGAGTATTTGCACTATTTGTAGACATATTTGTAGTTACAATTGCTACAATTATATATCCTAAAATGTCAAAACAAATGGCTGGAAATAAGATGTCAGAAATGAAACAAACTTTAAGTGAATCCCTTGGTATGCTCATAATTATGATACTTCCAATTTCTTTTATAGTTATGGTTCAAAGCAGACCTATAGTGTATATTCTTTTTCAAAGAGGTGCATTTACAGAAAACTCTACAATTCAAACTTCCATGCTTTTAGTGTTCTATTCTATAGGACTTTTAGGATTTGGAATGAGAGATTTTGTTTGTAAGGCATATTATACTTTAAAGGATACTAAAACTCCTATGATAAATAGTGCTATAGCTATGGGTATTAACATATGCCTCATATTTGTATTTAAAAGTTTCATGGGGCTTAATGGATTGGCACTTGCTGATGCAGTATCAATGTACATAGCTTGTATACTATTAATTTATACACTTAGGAAAAAAATAGGAAGTATAAATGGAAAATATATAGTTCAAACATTTATAAAGACAGTTATAGCATCAATACCTATGATAATTGTCATGAAAGTTTTAAATAATATCATGCACCTTAGTTATAACTCAACAATAATTGTGCTTATAAAAGTTGGAATTTCATCTTTAGCGGGATTATTTGTATTTGTATTAACAGCGTTTATTATAAATATAAGAGAATTAAATAGTTTAAGGATACTTATAATGGATAAGATAGCAAAGAGGTAG
- the murJ gene encoding murein biosynthesis integral membrane protein MurJ translates to MASKKVFKSSVIVMIIIVLGKLFALIRDSLIAAKFGATYVTDIYNFGLGIVYLLTTISYGLTTTFIPVHMEHLQKYSKKKSNKFVNNVINLSSIYTILITIILMIFAKYIIYLFGHGFEKDPKIFAMSIKVTRIMLLSLIFVSLQSVITGVLQCHKEFYEPAAMSAVSNIVYIIYLVFMASKFGIVGFAVATVIGFFMQFLINVPKYKKLGYKYSSAVDFKDKEIGRMFKLMIPVVISTSVIQLNLFVNRSFATNIFFGAVTVLDCSNKINTLAYEVFAIGIAMIVYPTLSEMAAKKDRAGYKKELEKSLSTIMLIMIPAAFAIALLRDPLITVIFKRGAFTDEAAKLTSNALLFYAPSMAAYGIRDILNKAFYSIKDTKTPMINSLVGIGINIVINVFIVKYMKVSGLTLATSISVIITTILMILDLNKKLSGMNLKKICINFLKILVSSIIMGFVILSVNKVVLSFLSMSVKSSIICILVSFVLGSLVYFLFIYLFKLEEFFDLIKSLKGKTLN, encoded by the coding sequence ATGGCAAGTAAAAAAGTTTTTAAGAGTTCAGTTATAGTGATGATAATTATAGTGCTTGGAAAGTTATTTGCACTAATAAGAGATTCACTAATAGCTGCCAAATTTGGAGCAACATATGTTACTGATATATATAACTTTGGGCTTGGAATTGTGTACTTACTTACTACCATAAGCTATGGATTGACTACAACTTTTATACCAGTACATATGGAACATCTTCAAAAGTATAGTAAGAAGAAGTCAAACAAGTTTGTAAACAATGTTATAAATTTGTCATCAATTTATACAATACTAATAACTATAATATTAATGATTTTTGCTAAATATATAATATATTTGTTCGGTCATGGATTTGAAAAAGATCCTAAGATTTTTGCAATGTCTATAAAAGTAACTAGAATAATGCTGCTCTCATTGATATTTGTAAGTTTGCAAAGTGTAATTACTGGTGTCTTGCAGTGTCATAAAGAATTTTATGAACCAGCTGCAATGTCAGCAGTTTCAAATATTGTATATATAATATACTTAGTGTTTATGGCTTCAAAATTTGGAATAGTAGGTTTTGCAGTTGCCACAGTAATAGGATTTTTTATGCAGTTTTTAATAAACGTGCCTAAGTATAAGAAATTAGGATATAAGTATAGTTCTGCTGTAGACTTTAAAGATAAAGAAATAGGCAGGATGTTTAAATTAATGATTCCAGTTGTAATAAGTACATCTGTCATACAGTTAAACTTATTTGTAAATAGATCATTTGCAACAAATATATTTTTTGGTGCAGTTACTGTATTAGACTGCTCTAACAAAATAAATACCCTCGCATATGAAGTTTTTGCTATAGGAATTGCAATGATAGTATATCCTACATTATCCGAAATGGCAGCTAAAAAAGATAGAGCTGGATACAAAAAAGAACTTGAAAAATCTTTAAGTACTATAATGCTTATAATGATACCTGCAGCTTTTGCAATAGCACTTTTAAGAGATCCACTTATAACAGTTATATTTAAAAGAGGGGCTTTTACGGATGAAGCAGCTAAACTTACTTCAAATGCTCTTTTATTTTATGCACCATCTATGGCTGCATATGGTATAAGAGATATTTTGAATAAGGCATTTTATTCAATAAAAGATACAAAAACCCCTATGATAAACAGTTTAGTTGGAATAGGAATAAATATTGTTATAAATGTATTTATTGTAAAGTATATGAAGGTATCTGGACTTACTTTAGCTACAAGTATATCAGTTATAATTACTACAATTTTAATGATTTTAGATTTAAATAAAAAGTTAAGCGGCATGAATTTGAAGAAGATATGTATTAACTTTTTGAAAATACTTGTCTCATCTATTATAATGGGATTTGTAATACTAAGTGTAAATAAAGTGGTTTTGAGTTTCTTAAGTATGAGTGTTAAGTCGAGCATTATTTGTATTTTAGTATCATTTGTCTTAGGAAGTTTAGTATACTTTTTATTTATATATTTGTTTAAACTGGAAGAATTCTTTGATTTAATTAAATCATTAAAAGGTAAAACTTTAAATTAA
- a CDS encoding glycosyltransferase: protein MSKIRVLQIISGNDVGGGANHVLNLSYYSVKKFKCIIGTIGEGPLYDKAINMNIDAVKFSKNMLKCKDEILKYALENDIDLIDFHGAKAFLLHYFLKKNLQIPSAATIHSNYKQDFLNSKFKFIFFTPLSIKGLKSFKYYVCVSKYIRNLMVKDGFKGQKFIVSNGINYDTVNLSLDKDEIREKLNIDFKDFVFVNVARMHPVKNQMSLILAFAKLEREIKNIKLIIVGDGPLKESLKEKANSLNLEGKVIFTGFKENAVDYINASDISILSSLSEGGCPPIVVLESAAVKVPVIAAKVGDLDELINKETGFIIENNDVNGIYKSMKDAYENKHNLSKMGTDFYNFCVKNYSTQTFCNNYYNVYRNILTSNRSVNYGK from the coding sequence GTGTCAAAAATCAGAGTTTTACAGATAATATCGGGAAATGATGTTGGCGGCGGTGCTAATCATGTATTAAATTTAAGCTATTATTCAGTAAAAAAGTTTAAGTGTATCATAGGAACAATTGGAGAAGGACCGCTTTATGACAAGGCAATTAATATGAATATTGATGCAGTAAAATTTTCTAAAAATATGTTGAAGTGCAAAGATGAGATTTTAAAGTATGCATTAGAAAATGATATAGATTTAATAGATTTTCACGGTGCAAAAGCTTTTTTACTTCACTATTTTTTGAAAAAAAATTTGCAAATACCTTCAGCAGCCACGATACATAGTAATTACAAGCAGGATTTTTTAAATAGTAAATTTAAATTTATTTTTTTCACCCCCTTAAGTATTAAGGGGCTAAAAAGTTTTAAGTACTATGTTTGTGTGTCTAAATATATAAGAAATTTAATGGTTAAGGATGGATTTAAAGGGCAAAAGTTTATAGTAAGTAACGGCATAAATTATGATACTGTAAATTTAAGTTTAGATAAAGATGAGATTAGAGAAAAATTAAATATAGATTTTAAAGATTTTGTATTTGTAAATGTGGCTAGAATGCATCCTGTAAAAAATCAAATGAGCTTGATTCTTGCATTTGCAAAGCTTGAGAGAGAAATTAAAAATATAAAACTTATTATAGTTGGTGATGGACCTCTCAAGGAAAGTTTAAAAGAAAAGGCAAATTCATTGAATTTAGAAGGTAAGGTAATATTTACAGGATTTAAAGAAAATGCAGTAGATTATATTAATGCTTCGGATATAAGTATTTTGAGTTCCTTAAGTGAAGGAGGATGTCCTCCTATTGTTGTATTAGAAAGTGCGGCAGTTAAAGTTCCAGTTATAGCTGCAAAAGTAGGGGATTTGGATGAACTTATAAATAAGGAAACGGGATTTATTATAGAAAATAACGATGTTAATGGCATTTACAAAAGTATGAAAGATGCTTACGAAAATAAGCATAACTTAAGTAAAATGGGAACTGATTTTTATAACTTTTGTGTAAAAAATTACTCAACTCAGACATTTTGTAATAACTACTATAATGTATATAGAAATATACTTACAAGTAATCGGAGTGTAAACTATGGCAAGTAA
- a CDS encoding O-antigen ligase family protein, producing the protein MRAILYIIMCIYIIINPLIPNEVKFKNISLGDYILFSIFVVYFLNLILDKHVRKRFIDGIKDFFTDYLTLSMAGLLLIMLISVSYAAEKGMALQETFRFFTYAALFFIIKYEFTKSKYIKGFIGSYIVCTIIMSIFGIFQYFTGFGLNKSFVKTDGFLGRPKVTVSLDNANNFGAFLILAVFPIIMITLYMKDFKKKVLCGLLSACLIVNIVFCYSRNAMLGFVIGLVVLAVVYSWKLIFPIGGLGVIMFLIPQIGSRIMDIGNSAENFTRLKLWKTAWYMIKDHPILGVGNGNFVSLYDKYVAKYHELYIYYDYKRFPCHNSYLKIQSELGIFGIIFFVSILINALIRIKELAGSIEDKFLKYFYTGFFASVIAFLIMNISDNLFFVPKTTSFFWILLAGEEALRRCQKSEFYR; encoded by the coding sequence GTGAGGGCAATTTTATATATAATCATGTGTATCTATATCATAATTAATCCCCTAATTCCAAATGAAGTTAAGTTTAAAAATATAAGTTTAGGGGATTATATATTATTTTCAATATTTGTAGTTTATTTCTTAAATTTAATATTGGATAAGCATGTGAGAAAAAGATTCATAGATGGAATAAAAGATTTTTTTACGGATTACTTAACACTTTCTATGGCAGGACTGCTTTTAATCATGCTTATATCTGTTAGTTATGCTGCAGAAAAAGGAATGGCCTTACAGGAAACTTTTAGATTTTTTACATATGCAGCGTTATTCTTTATAATAAAATATGAATTTACGAAGAGTAAGTATATAAAGGGTTTTATAGGTTCATATATAGTATGTACAATTATAATGAGCATATTTGGAATTTTTCAGTATTTTACCGGGTTTGGACTTAATAAAAGTTTTGTAAAAACTGATGGATTTTTAGGAAGACCTAAAGTTACAGTTTCTTTGGACAATGCTAATAACTTTGGGGCATTTTTAATACTAGCAGTATTTCCGATAATAATGATTACATTATACATGAAAGATTTTAAGAAAAAAGTACTTTGTGGATTACTTTCAGCATGTTTAATTGTAAATATAGTATTTTGTTATTCTCGTAATGCTATGCTTGGATTTGTTATTGGGCTTGTGGTTTTAGCTGTAGTATACAGCTGGAAACTTATATTTCCAATTGGTGGTTTGGGAGTCATAATGTTTTTAATTCCGCAAATAGGTTCAAGAATTATGGATATAGGTAACAGTGCTGAAAATTTTACAAGACTTAAGTTGTGGAAAACAGCATGGTATATGATAAAGGATCATCCTATACTGGGTGTTGGAAATGGAAACTTTGTAAGTTTGTATGATAAATATGTAGCTAAATATCATGAATTGTATATATACTATGATTACAAGAGATTTCCATGTCATAATTCATATTTAAAAATACAAAGTGAACTTGGAATCTTTGGGATAATATTTTTTGTATCAATATTAATAAATGCTCTAATTAGAATTAAAGAATTAGCTGGATCTATTGAAGATAAGTTCTTAAAATACTTTTATACAGGCTTTTTTGCTTCTGTTATAGCATTTTTAATCATGAACATATCTGACAACTTATTTTTTGTCCCTAAGACTACATCCTTTTTCTGGATACTACTTGCTGGTGAAGAGGCACTAAGGAGGTGTCAAAAATCAGAGTTTTACAGATAA